One genomic window of Eggerthella timonensis includes the following:
- a CDS encoding aldo/keto reductase: MADLQSPKDRITLRNGYGIPCLGFGTWKMPDGEVGIDAVHQALHDGYRHVDTAQAYDNEGTVGKALATGGVSREDMFVTTKVWNTDRGYDATLKAFEESRTRLHLDYVDLYLIHWPAAKGAESEWQRTNQETWRALETLYLDGKVRAIGVSNFKPHHLEPLMDAADILPMVDQIELHPGCNQEVTREFCNRHDIVVEAWSPLGSGRVLENQLLIDIAASYGCTVAQLCLRWCLQRRAIPLPKSTDPARIAENARIFWFNITDEDLQRIDELDPLGQSGLDPDTVDF, encoded by the coding sequence ATGGCGGATTTGCAAAGTCCGAAGGACCGGATCACCCTGCGAAACGGCTACGGCATTCCGTGTTTGGGGTTCGGCACGTGGAAGATGCCCGACGGGGAAGTGGGAATCGACGCCGTTCATCAGGCGCTTCATGACGGGTATCGCCACGTCGACACGGCTCAAGCCTACGACAACGAAGGCACGGTGGGCAAGGCGCTCGCCACGGGCGGCGTGTCGCGCGAAGATATGTTCGTCACCACGAAGGTGTGGAACACCGATCGCGGCTACGACGCCACGCTCAAGGCGTTCGAGGAATCGCGCACGAGGCTGCATCTCGACTACGTCGACCTCTACCTCATCCATTGGCCCGCTGCGAAGGGCGCCGAATCGGAGTGGCAGCGCACGAACCAGGAGACGTGGCGCGCGCTCGAGACGCTGTATCTCGACGGGAAGGTGCGCGCGATCGGCGTGAGCAACTTCAAGCCCCATCACCTCGAGCCGCTCATGGACGCTGCCGACATCCTGCCGATGGTGGATCAGATCGAGCTGCATCCCGGCTGCAACCAGGAGGTCACGCGCGAGTTCTGCAACCGCCACGACATCGTGGTGGAGGCCTGGTCGCCGCTCGGCTCGGGCCGCGTGCTGGAGAACCAGCTGCTCATCGACATCGCGGCCAGCTACGGTTGCACGGTGGCGCAGCTGTGCCTGCGTTGGTGCCTCCAGCGCCGCGCCATCCCGCTGCCCAAGTCCACGGACCCGGCGCGCATCGCCGAGAACGCGCGCATTTTCTGGTTCAACATCACCGACGAGGACCTGCAACGCATCGACGAGCTGGACCCGCTCGGCCAAAGCGGCCTCGACCCCGACACCGTCGACTTCTAA
- a CDS encoding AMP-binding protein, whose product MNHILKKYCPRIEFDSYEDFFENFRIDVPEAFNFGFDVVDEWARVEPEKRALVWCDDHDEERTFTFTDLSRLSNQAANAFRKLGIGKGDVVMMILRRRWEYWVCAVALCKLGATIIPASLQLTKKDIVYRADSASVKAVVCVDDDYVCGQMELALPESPSIENRIIVAGEREGWTPFDELIEGESDEFERPCGPAGVTSKDTMLIYFTSGTTGMAKAVCHNFAHPLGHIITAKYWQQVEEDALHMSVTDSGWAKFGWGKIYGQWIAGATVFAYDMDKFVPTKLLQKIQDYRLTTFCAPPTMYRFMLQEDVSAYDLSSVHNFATAGEPLNAEVTIAWKRLTGKNIREGFGQTEGPVLLATFPWVDPRPGSMGKPSPLLNIKLLDDDGNEVPDGEEGAICVTGLKEAYPPGLFTGYYREPERTREAVGGEYYNLHDMAWRDSDGYCFFVGRNDDVIKCSGYRIGPFEVESALIEHDAVVECAVTAAPDPIRGKVVKATIVLAKGWEPSDELVKELQNHVKKTTAPYKYPRIVEFVDELPKTIGGKIKRKLIRNQDGIED is encoded by the coding sequence GTGAACCATATCCTGAAAAAATACTGCCCCCGCATCGAGTTCGACTCCTACGAGGACTTCTTCGAGAACTTCCGCATCGACGTGCCTGAGGCGTTCAACTTCGGCTTCGACGTCGTCGACGAGTGGGCGCGCGTCGAGCCCGAGAAGCGCGCGCTCGTGTGGTGCGACGACCACGACGAGGAGCGCACCTTCACGTTCACCGACCTGTCGCGCCTGTCGAACCAGGCGGCCAACGCATTTCGCAAGCTCGGCATCGGCAAGGGCGACGTGGTCATGATGATCCTGCGTCGCCGCTGGGAGTATTGGGTGTGCGCCGTGGCGCTGTGCAAGCTGGGCGCCACCATCATCCCGGCGTCGTTACAGCTGACGAAGAAGGACATCGTCTACCGCGCCGACAGCGCGAGCGTGAAGGCCGTCGTCTGCGTCGACGACGACTACGTGTGCGGCCAGATGGAGCTTGCGCTGCCCGAATCGCCGTCCATCGAGAACCGCATCATCGTTGCGGGCGAGCGCGAGGGCTGGACGCCGTTCGACGAGCTGATCGAGGGCGAGTCGGACGAGTTCGAGCGCCCGTGCGGCCCTGCCGGCGTCACGAGCAAGGACACCATGCTCATCTACTTCACGTCGGGCACCACCGGCATGGCGAAGGCCGTGTGCCACAACTTCGCGCATCCGCTGGGCCATATCATCACGGCGAAGTACTGGCAGCAGGTGGAGGAGGACGCGCTGCACATGAGCGTGACCGACAGCGGCTGGGCGAAGTTCGGCTGGGGCAAGATCTACGGCCAGTGGATCGCCGGTGCCACCGTCTTCGCCTACGACATGGACAAGTTCGTGCCCACGAAGCTGTTGCAGAAGATCCAGGACTACCGGCTGACCACGTTCTGCGCGCCGCCGACGATGTACCGCTTCATGCTGCAGGAGGACGTGAGCGCCTACGACCTGTCGAGCGTGCACAACTTCGCCACGGCGGGCGAGCCGCTCAACGCCGAGGTCACCATCGCGTGGAAGCGTTTGACCGGCAAGAACATCCGCGAGGGCTTCGGGCAGACCGAGGGCCCCGTGCTGCTGGCCACCTTCCCGTGGGTCGACCCGCGCCCGGGCTCCATGGGCAAGCCCTCGCCGCTGCTCAACATCAAGCTGCTCGACGACGACGGCAACGAGGTGCCCGACGGCGAGGAGGGCGCCATCTGCGTCACGGGCCTCAAGGAGGCGTACCCGCCGGGCCTGTTCACGGGCTACTACCGCGAGCCGGAGCGCACGCGCGAGGCCGTGGGCGGGGAATACTACAACCTGCACGACATGGCGTGGCGCGACTCGGACGGCTACTGCTTCTTCGTGGGCCGCAACGACGACGTCATCAAGTGCTCGGGCTACCGCATCGGCCCCTTCGAGGTGGAGAGCGCGCTCATCGAGCACGACGCCGTGGTGGAGTGCGCGGTCACGGCCGCGCCCGACCCCATCCGCGGCAAAGTGGTGAAGGCCACGATCGTGCTGGCAAAGGGCTGGGAACCCTCCGATGAGCTGGTCAAAGAGCTGCAGAACCACGTGAAGAAGACGACGGCGCCGTATAAGTACCCCCGCATCGTCGAGTTCGTGGACGAGCTGCCGAAGACCATCGGCGGCAAGATCAAGCGCAAGCTCATCCGCAACCAGGACGGCATCGAGGATTAA
- a CDS encoding helix-turn-helix domain-containing protein codes for MVAELAEIGLRIKGLREACDVSREDMAAELEVPLETYVRWEETGDDVPISAIYHMAHHFGVEFTEILTGTAAKLDTYQVVRWGEGREVDRYPGYHFEDLAWRYTGKIMQPLLVVLDPSDEPAKLVTHTGQEFNLVIEGTVVVTWADKEFELNAGDSIYFNPEHPHGQRCGGDVPAKFVTIIAE; via the coding sequence ATGGTAGCTGAACTGGCCGAGATCGGCCTGCGCATCAAGGGTCTGCGCGAGGCGTGCGACGTCTCGCGCGAGGACATGGCGGCCGAGCTGGAGGTGCCGCTGGAAACCTACGTACGCTGGGAGGAGACCGGCGACGACGTTCCCATCTCGGCCATCTACCACATGGCCCACCACTTCGGCGTGGAGTTCACCGAGATCCTCACCGGAACCGCGGCGAAGCTCGACACGTACCAGGTGGTGCGCTGGGGCGAGGGGCGCGAGGTGGACCGCTATCCGGGCTACCACTTCGAGGACCTCGCGTGGCGCTACACCGGCAAGATCATGCAGCCGCTGCTCGTGGTGCTCGACCCGTCCGACGAGCCGGCGAAGCTCGTCACCCACACAGGCCAGGAGTTCAACCTCGTCATCGAGGGCACCGTCGTGGTCACCTGGGCGGACAAGGAGTTCGAGCTCAACGCCGGCGACAGCATCTACTTCAACCCCGAGCACCCGCACGGCCAACGCTGCGGCGGCGACGTGCCCGCGAAATTCGTGACCATCATCGCAGAGTAG
- a CDS encoding 2-oxoacid:acceptor oxidoreductase family protein gives MSRSVNMVLAGFGGQGVLFAGKLIAYAGLLEDREVSWLPSYGPEMRGGTANCSVCVSDDPIGSPLVLEPDVLVAMNQPSLDKFEHSVAKGGVVVADSTLIQRIPEIEGVRMCAIPATAMAEEAGFKKLANIILAGKLFAETGFCEEATLWKAIEKCVPAKKAEMLDMNKRALQLGIDA, from the coding sequence ATGAGCCGCTCCGTCAATATGGTGCTGGCCGGCTTCGGCGGCCAGGGCGTGCTGTTCGCCGGCAAGCTGATCGCCTACGCCGGCCTGTTGGAGGACCGCGAGGTGTCGTGGCTGCCCTCCTACGGTCCCGAGATGCGCGGCGGCACCGCGAACTGCAGCGTGTGCGTGTCGGACGACCCCATCGGAAGCCCCCTCGTGCTGGAGCCCGACGTGCTCGTGGCCATGAACCAGCCGTCGCTCGACAAGTTCGAGCACAGCGTGGCGAAGGGCGGCGTCGTGGTGGCCGACTCCACGCTCATCCAGCGCATCCCCGAGATCGAGGGCGTGCGCATGTGCGCCATCCCCGCGACGGCCATGGCCGAGGAGGCGGGCTTCAAGAAGCTCGCGAACATCATCCTGGCCGGCAAGCTGTTCGCCGAGACGGGCTTCTGCGAGGAAGCGACCCTGTGGAAGGCCATCGAGAAGTGCGTGCCCGCCAAGAAGGCGGAGATGCTCGACATGAACAAGCGGGCGCTGCAACTGGGAATCGACGCATAG
- a CDS encoding thiamine pyrophosphate-dependent enzyme — translation MAEKEMKVVFERPHALLPVVTNYCPGCSHGIVNRLVAECLDELDVEGSTVGVAPVGCTVTSYDFYGCDMIEAAHGRAPAVATAVKRVLPGGVVFAYQGDGDLASIGMAETVHAATRGENITVIFVNNAIYGMTGGQMAPTSLPNQVTQTSPYGRDTETAGFPIRVCELLSSLDGVAYLERVTVDCPKNVRKAKKAIKKAFQTQIDGRGYSLVEIVGTCPTNWGMTPQDSFAWMNENMLPYYPLGVYKDVVAEGYANAAEAAAARNADCPIANPAPQAEGGAR, via the coding sequence ATGGCCGAGAAGGAAATGAAAGTCGTGTTCGAACGACCCCATGCGCTCTTGCCCGTCGTGACGAACTACTGCCCCGGGTGCTCCCACGGCATCGTCAACCGCCTCGTGGCCGAGTGCCTCGACGAGCTGGACGTGGAAGGCTCCACGGTGGGCGTGGCCCCCGTCGGCTGCACCGTCACGTCCTACGACTTCTACGGCTGCGACATGATCGAGGCCGCGCACGGGCGCGCGCCGGCGGTGGCCACCGCCGTCAAGCGCGTGCTGCCCGGCGGCGTCGTGTTCGCCTACCAGGGCGACGGCGACCTCGCGTCCATCGGCATGGCCGAGACCGTGCACGCTGCCACCCGCGGCGAGAACATCACCGTCATCTTCGTCAACAACGCCATCTACGGCATGACGGGCGGCCAGATGGCCCCCACGAGCCTGCCGAACCAGGTGACGCAGACGAGCCCCTACGGCCGCGACACCGAGACGGCCGGCTTCCCCATCCGCGTGTGCGAGCTTCTGAGCTCGCTCGACGGCGTGGCGTACCTGGAGCGCGTCACCGTCGACTGCCCGAAGAACGTGCGCAAGGCGAAAAAGGCCATCAAGAAGGCGTTCCAGACCCAGATCGACGGGCGCGGCTACTCGCTCGTCGAGATCGTGGGCACGTGCCCGACGAACTGGGGCATGACGCCGCAGGACTCCTTCGCGTGGATGAACGAGAACATGCTGCCGTACTACCCGTTGGGCGTCTACAAGGACGTGGTGGCCGAGGGCTACGCGAACGCGGCCGAGGCCGCCGCCGCGCGCAACGCCGACTGCCCCATTGCGAACCCTGCCCCGCAGGCGGAAGGAGGCGCGCGATGA
- a CDS encoding 3-methyl-2-oxobutanoate dehydrogenase subunit VorB — translation MAEKVLMKGNEALAESALRAGCRFFFGYPITPQTELAAYMSKRMPKVGGTFLQAESEIAAINMVYGAAAAGARVMTSSSSPGISLKGEGISYMAGADLPGVIINVQRGGPGLGGIQPSQADYWQATRALGHGDFRVVVYAPSTVQEMADYVYSAFDVADKYRTPVMILADGMLGQMMEPVVMPEPVDALPDKPWATNGHRHERAHNVVNSLYLTAEALEDLNVERYERYAAIERDEQRAESFMCDDADIVVVAFGASARVARSAVVAAREQGIKAGLIRPITLWPFPVDAIEATVPTAKAYLSVEMNMGQMVDDVRLTVAGRRPVEFYGRTGGVIPTPVEVLAKLESMNEELAASAKGGE, via the coding sequence ATGGCAGAGAAAGTGCTCATGAAGGGTAACGAGGCTTTGGCGGAGAGCGCCCTGCGCGCCGGCTGCCGCTTCTTCTTCGGCTACCCCATCACGCCGCAGACCGAGCTCGCGGCATACATGTCCAAGCGCATGCCGAAGGTGGGCGGCACCTTCCTGCAGGCAGAGAGCGAGATCGCGGCCATCAACATGGTGTACGGCGCCGCGGCCGCCGGCGCGCGCGTCATGACGTCGTCGTCGTCGCCGGGCATCTCGCTCAAGGGCGAGGGCATCTCCTACATGGCCGGCGCCGACCTGCCGGGCGTCATCATCAACGTGCAGCGCGGCGGCCCGGGCCTCGGCGGCATCCAGCCGTCCCAGGCCGATTACTGGCAGGCCACCCGCGCGCTCGGCCACGGCGACTTCCGCGTGGTCGTGTACGCGCCGTCCACCGTGCAGGAGATGGCCGACTACGTGTACTCCGCGTTCGACGTGGCCGACAAGTACCGCACGCCCGTCATGATCCTTGCCGACGGCATGCTCGGCCAGATGATGGAGCCCGTGGTCATGCCCGAGCCCGTGGACGCGCTTCCCGACAAGCCCTGGGCCACGAACGGCCACCGGCACGAGCGCGCCCACAACGTGGTGAACTCGCTGTACCTGACGGCCGAGGCCCTCGAGGACCTCAACGTGGAGCGCTACGAGCGCTACGCCGCCATCGAGCGCGACGAGCAGCGCGCCGAGTCGTTCATGTGCGACGATGCCGACATCGTGGTCGTCGCGTTCGGCGCGAGCGCCCGCGTGGCGCGCAGCGCGGTGGTCGCGGCGCGCGAGCAGGGCATCAAGGCCGGCCTCATCCGGCCCATCACCCTGTGGCCGTTCCCCGTGGACGCCATCGAGGCCACGGTTCCCACCGCGAAGGCGTACCTGTCGGTGGAGATGAACATGGGCCAGATGGTGGACGACGTGCGCCTGACCGTCGCCGGCCGCCGTCCGGTGGAGTTCTACGGCCGCACCGGCGGCGTCATCCCGACGCCCGTGGAGGTGCTGGCCAAGCTGGAATCGATGAACGAAGAACTCGCTGCGTCCGCGAAAGGAGGGGAGTAG
- a CDS encoding 4Fe-4S binding protein, which yields MARISVDDSFCKGCGLCVDACPEQIMALDHDKITAKGYHPAYCTDMDACTGCMSCATMCPDVAITVER from the coding sequence ATGGCGAGAATCAGCGTAGACGACTCCTTCTGCAAGGGGTGCGGCCTGTGCGTTGACGCATGCCCCGAGCAGATCATGGCGCTCGACCACGACAAAATCACCGCGAAGGGCTACCACCCCGCGTACTGCACCGACATGGACGCGTGCACGGGCTGCATGTCTTGCGCGACGATGTGCCCTGACGTTGCGATCACGGTAGAGAGGTAG